A part of Jiangella alba genomic DNA contains:
- a CDS encoding ABC transporter ATP-binding protein, protein MSTTTPSADPTPAGALPVATPAEVRHEAGRLFRRHRGTLIIALTVHVLAAAAGLAGPFLLGRMVDTVTGDGTETRVDVLAAVLAGCIVVQALLTRVAIKRSLVLGERVFAELRDTFITRVLSLPLSTVERAGTGDLVARTTGDIDALSRTVRFAVPEILVAVVTTVLTLTAAVFAGPLVALGAIVGAPLLIVSTRWYLNRARAGYLWERAAYATINGTITETVDGARTIEALGLGDVRVTRGDDDLREAFAAEKRTLYLRSVWFPSAEMAYVLPVVATLAWGAWLASAGHATVGQVTAVVLYMVQIVDPVDRLVSWLDELQVGLTSFARVVGIANVPPDRAPTGAVPAGEDIEASDVRYAYVEGQDVLHGVSLELAHGERLAMVGPSGAGKSTLGRLLAGIHPPRQGRVDVGGVPLVDLEVDQLRREVVLVTQEHHVFVGTLRDNLALAAPSASDDDLRRALGAVDALEATDALPDGLDTVVGSGGHQVGPAFAQQIALARIVLADPHTLVLDEATSLLDPRAARHLERSLSAVLHGRTVIAIAHRLHTAHDADRVAVVEGGQIAELGSHDELVAEGGAYAALWESWHGTPASTSADAARSRR, encoded by the coding sequence ACGCCCGCGGGCGCGCTGCCGGTCGCCACGCCGGCCGAGGTCCGCCACGAGGCCGGCCGGCTGTTCCGCCGGCACCGCGGCACGCTGATCATCGCGCTGACCGTCCACGTCCTGGCGGCCGCCGCCGGGCTGGCCGGCCCGTTCCTGCTCGGCCGCATGGTCGACACCGTCACCGGCGACGGCACCGAGACCCGGGTCGACGTGCTGGCCGCGGTGCTGGCCGGCTGCATCGTCGTGCAGGCGCTGCTGACCCGGGTGGCGATCAAACGGTCGCTGGTGCTCGGCGAGCGGGTCTTCGCCGAACTGCGCGACACCTTCATCACCCGCGTGCTGAGCCTGCCGCTGTCCACCGTCGAGCGGGCCGGCACCGGCGACCTCGTCGCGCGCACCACCGGCGACATCGACGCGCTGTCGCGCACCGTGCGGTTCGCGGTGCCCGAGATCCTCGTCGCGGTGGTCACCACGGTGCTCACGCTGACGGCCGCCGTCTTCGCCGGTCCGCTGGTGGCGCTGGGCGCCATCGTCGGCGCGCCGCTGCTGATCGTCAGCACCCGCTGGTACCTCAACCGCGCACGGGCCGGGTACCTGTGGGAGCGCGCGGCGTACGCCACCATCAACGGCACCATCACCGAGACCGTCGACGGCGCCCGCACCATCGAGGCGCTCGGCCTCGGCGACGTCCGCGTCACCCGCGGCGACGACGACCTGCGCGAGGCGTTCGCGGCCGAGAAGCGCACGCTCTACCTGCGCAGCGTCTGGTTCCCGTCCGCCGAGATGGCCTACGTGCTGCCGGTCGTGGCCACGCTGGCGTGGGGCGCCTGGCTGGCGTCGGCCGGGCACGCCACCGTCGGCCAGGTCACCGCCGTCGTCCTGTACATGGTGCAGATCGTCGACCCCGTCGACCGCCTGGTCTCGTGGCTCGACGAGCTGCAGGTCGGGCTGACGTCGTTCGCCCGGGTGGTCGGCATCGCCAACGTGCCGCCGGACCGCGCGCCCACCGGCGCCGTGCCCGCGGGCGAGGACATCGAGGCGTCCGACGTGCGGTACGCGTACGTCGAGGGGCAGGACGTCCTGCACGGGGTGTCGCTGGAGCTGGCGCACGGCGAGCGGCTGGCCATGGTCGGGCCGTCCGGCGCCGGCAAGTCGACGCTCGGGCGGCTGCTGGCCGGCATCCACCCGCCCCGGCAGGGCCGCGTCGACGTCGGCGGCGTCCCCCTGGTCGACCTCGAGGTCGACCAGCTGCGTCGCGAGGTCGTGCTGGTCACCCAGGAGCACCACGTGTTCGTCGGCACGCTGCGCGACAACCTCGCGCTGGCGGCGCCGTCGGCCTCCGACGACGACCTGCGCCGGGCGCTGGGCGCCGTCGACGCGCTCGAGGCCACCGACGCGCTGCCCGACGGCCTCGACACCGTCGTCGGCTCCGGCGGCCACCAGGTGGGCCCGGCGTTCGCGCAGCAGATCGCGCTGGCCCGCATCGTCCTCGCCGACCCGCACACGCTGGTCCTCGACGAGGCCACGTCGCTGCTCGACCCCCGGGCGGCGCGGCATCTGGAGCGGTCGCTGTCGGCGGTGCTGCACGGGCGCACGGTCATCGCCATCGCCCACCGCCTGCACACCGCCCACGACGCCGACCGCGTCGCCGTCGTCGAGGGCGGCCAGATCGCCGAGCTCGGCTCCCACGACGAGCTCGTCGCCGAGGGCGGGGCCTACGCCGCGCTCTGGGAGTCCTGGCACGGCACCCCGGCCTCGACGTCCGCCGACGCGGCGCGATCGCGCCGATGA
- a CDS encoding type IV toxin-antitoxin system AbiEi family antitoxin domain-containing protein: protein MDVPSYYDIAGLRELLERQAGLVSSAQLRGLCLDPRVARRWVAAGRWQRPHRGVFAAFSGPLGRTAHVWAAILWATPDAVASHATAAELHGLTDRLDDRIHLTVPVSRRVRGQAGGVDVHYAHRLPLTRHPTANPPRTRLDDTVLDLVDVSSRARDVETWVTMAVQKRLTTSTRLADALMRRKKIRWRAMVEAMLVDVAEGAQSPLELRHLRAVERAHRLPAGVRQRRRAGERVIWVDVDYERYHTRVELDGRVGHDGEGRFRDRRRDNAGTVRGAWTLRYGHTEVFGEPCRVAQEQARVLRDRGWTGRPKRCGSTCAIR from the coding sequence ATGGACGTGCCGTCTTACTACGACATCGCGGGCCTGCGTGAGCTGCTCGAGCGCCAGGCCGGCCTCGTCAGCAGCGCGCAACTGCGCGGCCTCTGCCTCGACCCGCGTGTCGCGCGCCGCTGGGTCGCGGCCGGGCGCTGGCAGCGGCCGCACCGAGGCGTCTTCGCGGCGTTCAGCGGCCCGCTCGGCCGGACGGCGCACGTCTGGGCCGCCATCCTCTGGGCGACGCCGGACGCGGTGGCGAGCCATGCGACCGCGGCCGAACTCCACGGGCTGACCGACCGTCTCGACGACCGCATCCACCTCACGGTGCCGGTCAGCCGGCGGGTGCGCGGGCAGGCTGGCGGCGTCGACGTGCACTACGCGCACCGGCTGCCGCTGACCCGACATCCGACGGCGAATCCGCCCCGCACGCGACTCGACGACACGGTGCTCGACCTCGTCGATGTGTCGTCTCGTGCCCGTGACGTCGAGACGTGGGTGACCATGGCAGTGCAGAAGCGGCTGACCACCTCGACGCGGCTCGCGGACGCGCTGATGCGACGGAAGAAGATCCGCTGGCGGGCGATGGTCGAGGCCATGCTCGTCGACGTCGCCGAGGGCGCGCAGTCACCGCTCGAGCTGCGCCACCTCCGAGCCGTCGAGCGAGCCCACCGGTTGCCGGCCGGGGTCCGGCAGCGGCGCCGAGCCGGCGAGCGGGTCATCTGGGTGGACGTCGACTACGAGCGCTATCACACCAGGGTGGAGCTGGACGGACGCGTCGGCCACGACGGCGAGGGCCGGTTCCGCGATCGTCGCCGCGACAACGCCGGCACCGTCCGTGGCGCCTGGACGCTGCGCTACGGCCACACCGAGGTCTTCGGCGAGCCGTGCCGGGTCGCACAGGAACAGGCGCGCGTGCTGCGCGACCGCGGCTGGACCGGCCGGCCGAAGCGGTGCGGCAGCACCTGCGCGATCCGGTGA
- a CDS encoding succinic semialdehyde dehydrogenase, protein MSTAVSVDAVVDRALLDRLTDRVVARPRADRAVTVAPFSGTPLAEVPLSTTDDVATAFAAARDAQRWWAARPVAERARIIGHVHDLVLDRRGEIADLVQAEAGKARRDAFEEIADVALAARYVAVRGPRVLRERRRLGLLPGLTRAIEGHRPKGVVGVISPWNYPLTLAISDCLPAFVAGNGVVHKPDSQAMLTALLARSIAIEAGLPEALWQIVSGDGPVIGGAVVEHADYVSFTGSTATGRVIAARLGERLVGASLELGGKNPMLVLDDADLDRAAEAAVRACFSNAGQLCMSMERLYVAAPLREPFLERFLGRVESMRVGAAFDYSCDMGSLMSQEQLDKVRAHVDDAVAKGARVLTGGRARPDLGPWFHEPTVLDGVRPGMLAADAETFGPVVSVYPVTSDDEAIELANDTPYGLNASVWTSNLRRGVDVARRLRSGVVNVNEGYTAAWGSHDLPIGGMGASGLGRRHGREGILRYTEPQAIAVQRVHNIAPPAGLSYDTFTDAMAKSLRVLRRTGRA, encoded by the coding sequence CGTTCAGCGGCACCCCGCTGGCCGAGGTGCCGCTGTCCACCACCGACGACGTCGCCACGGCGTTCGCCGCCGCCCGCGACGCCCAGCGCTGGTGGGCGGCCCGGCCGGTCGCCGAGCGGGCCCGCATCATCGGCCATGTCCACGACCTCGTGCTCGACCGCCGCGGCGAGATCGCCGACCTCGTCCAGGCCGAGGCGGGCAAGGCGCGGCGCGACGCGTTCGAGGAGATCGCCGACGTCGCGCTGGCCGCCCGCTACGTCGCCGTCCGCGGCCCGCGGGTGCTGCGCGAACGCCGCCGGCTCGGCCTGCTGCCGGGGCTGACGCGGGCCATCGAGGGGCACCGGCCGAAGGGCGTCGTCGGCGTCATCTCGCCGTGGAACTACCCGCTGACGCTGGCCATCTCCGACTGCCTGCCCGCCTTCGTCGCCGGCAACGGCGTCGTGCACAAGCCCGACTCGCAGGCCATGCTGACGGCGCTGCTGGCGCGGTCCATCGCGATCGAGGCGGGGCTGCCGGAGGCGCTGTGGCAGATCGTGTCCGGCGACGGCCCGGTCATCGGCGGCGCCGTCGTCGAGCACGCCGACTACGTGTCGTTCACCGGCTCCACCGCGACGGGGCGGGTCATCGCGGCGCGCCTCGGCGAGCGGCTGGTCGGCGCGTCGCTGGAGCTGGGCGGCAAGAACCCCATGCTCGTCCTCGACGACGCCGACCTCGACCGCGCCGCCGAGGCTGCCGTCCGGGCCTGCTTCTCCAACGCCGGCCAGCTGTGCATGTCGATGGAGCGCCTGTACGTCGCGGCGCCGCTGCGCGAGCCGTTCCTCGAACGGTTCCTCGGCCGGGTCGAGTCGATGCGGGTCGGCGCGGCGTTCGACTACTCCTGCGACATGGGCTCGCTGATGTCGCAGGAGCAGCTCGACAAGGTCCGCGCCCACGTCGACGACGCGGTCGCGAAGGGCGCGCGGGTGCTCACCGGCGGGCGGGCCCGGCCCGACCTCGGCCCCTGGTTCCACGAGCCGACGGTCCTCGACGGCGTCCGGCCCGGCATGCTCGCGGCCGACGCCGAGACGTTCGGCCCGGTCGTCTCCGTCTACCCCGTCACCTCCGACGACGAGGCGATCGAGCTGGCCAACGACACCCCGTACGGCCTCAACGCCAGCGTGTGGACGTCGAACCTGCGCCGCGGCGTCGACGTCGCCCGCCGGCTGCGCTCCGGCGTCGTCAACGTCAACGAGGGCTACACCGCGGCGTGGGGCAGCCACGACCTCCCGATCGGCGGCATGGGCGCCTCCGGCCTCGGCCGGCGGCACGGCCGCGAGGGCATCCTGCGCTACACCGAACCGCAGGCCATCGCCGTGCAGCGGGTGCACAACATCGCACCGCCGGCCGGCCTGTCCTACGACACCTTCACCGACGCCATGGCCAAGTCACTGCGCGTCCTGCGCCGCACCGGCCGCGCCTGA